One Deinococcus aerophilus genomic window, CGGTGGCATTTTCGGTTGTCACAAACAGAAAGTGTCCCCTACCGGGGACGCTTTCTCATACTTTGTGTCAGGCCGTCAGCCCTCTGCAGTCACGAGCGGCGCGCCAGCATAAAAGCGCAGGTGCGGCTCACCCGTGACATTGTCAAACTTCTTGAGCCGGGTGTCCTGGGTGGCGTCGTGAACAACCATCACGCCGTCTTGAGCAATGGCGACCGAGCAAAAGGAAGTGCTCCGAGGCCCCTGTGAGATTTCGGAACCGATTTTGGCTTTGAACCACTGCCGGTCCTCATCGACGAACGTCACTGAAGCCATCGGCATGTCGAAAAACTGTGCCGCGAGCGTCACCAGCCGGTCGAATTGCGGCTCAGGGGCAGTGTCAAGAATGCCAAATCGGTAGAGGGCCGCCAGCCGCTGCTGCTCGTTGTCGGTCTCAGCAGTCAGTTGAGGATTAAAGACCGCAGACTCACTGGCATTCATCTGGCAACACTGCATCAGTGCCTATAACATAAATCTTAATGTATTTCTTATGAATGGAGAGAGGGTGCTGATCTACTCCCAGCAACCGGTTCTGGAGTTTCCGACGTGTGGTGGGTCGGTGTATTCGGTGTTGCAACGCTCCAGGAGCGAGATTTTTCAGCGCAGAGCGCGGTGCGTGGGTATTGCCGTCGGCCCTCCAATGTTTGATCTTTTCCGCAAAGTCTTCCAGCGATAGGAACCTGTGGGTGTTCAGGCACTCATCCCGGAAGCTTCCATTGAACGGCTCGATATGAGCATTGTCCTGAGGCCGTCCAGAACGAGAAAAATCAAGAGTCACCCGATGCCCGAAAGTCCACAGATCCAGAGCCTTACTGACGAACTCACTGCTGTTCACTTGGATGCGCTCGGGATATCCCATGAGATCGACCCCCTGCTCCGCCCGGATGCCGACGTTGACGTGGATGGCCAGTTATTCCTGTGAAAACACATCCAGCAGTGTCAGCGTTGTGAACCGTCTGCCGCCGAACAACGCGGGCGGCTGATTCAGGCCTACCGGCAGGTTGCTGCAGGCGTCCCGTCCACAGCTTGCTAGGGCAAGCCGACAGGCTGCGAGGGCCAGACCAACCGTACACCCTGATCGGGGCCGGGTTGGCGGCCAAATCTGGCCTTTGCTCAGGTTCAGCGCACGAACGCCTCCACGCTCAGGAAGCCCTCAAAAACTGCTCCACGAGCGCGGTGTTCAGGTCAGCCACGAGATCCTGCTGCATTGAAATTGGGTCTGCGCAGCCTTCTGACTGTGGATGCGCTGATCGAGCTGCTTGCGGTCCAGAGTCGATAGCTGGAAGGTCAATGCGAACGGGCGCTCTTCTCAATTCTCTTGCCCCGGGGACCTCGGATAACCAGTTCATCGGAATTCGTATGGATTGTTCGGCAACGGTCGGGGAGAACCCTCGGGCGTTGTCTGACATATACAGCCGGGTCCCCTCAGTGTCGCCCACGGCGGGCAAGCTGCTTCTGAAAAGCCAACAGCCGTGCCGGCGACACCTCCCCGGCCCGCACCGCCGCCTGCACGGCGCAGCCGGGTTCGGTGGTGTGGGTGCATTTGCGAAAGCGGCACCGGGTGGCCAGCGCCTCCAGCGCTCCGAAATCGGCGGCGTCCGCGTCCCACACGGCGATGTCGCGCAGTCCCGGATTATCGATCAGCAATCCCCCTCCGGGCACGAGGTACAGCGTCCGGCTGGTCGTCGTGTGCCTGCCCTGCTGGTCGCTGGCCCGGATCTCTCCGGTGGGCGCGGCCACGCGGCCCAGCAGGGCATTGGTGAGGGTGGATTTGCCCACCCCGGAAGAGCCGATCAGGGCCAGCGTGACTCCTTCCGTCAGCAGCGCCCTCACCCCTTCGAGTCCCTGATCTCCCTGGGCGCAGGTGACCTGGATATTCAGGTCAGGGTCCAGCGTGCGCAGCTGCTCCACCCACCAGTCCGTATCCACGCGGAGGTCGGCCTTGTTCAGGACCAGGACGGGCTGCGCTCCACTCTGTTGCACGGCCTCCACATAGCGCCCCAGCCGCTCCAGATCGAAGTCGGCGTCGGGGGCGGTGACAATCAGGACAAGATCGACATTGGCGGCGATGACCTGTTGCCGGACCGCCTGGGCCCGCCGGCCCTCATCCGCCGCACCCACCGCGCGGGCAAAGGTGGTGCGCCGCGGCAGCACGCCGACCAGGCGCCCCCCTTCCTCGGAGCCGGCCTCGAGCACGCACCAGTCTCCGATGGCCGGGGTCAGCGATCCGTGGTGCCGCAGGGTACCGGACAGCCGGGCCTCCTGCTCGCCGTGCAGGCCACGCACCTGAAAGGTCTCGCGCTGGACACCGACGATCCGCACCGGCGTCAGCCGGGCACGTCCGTCGTCAGTCAGTGGGGCGCAGAAGGCCTCGAAGGCCTCCTGAAAGTCCGCGTCCCAGCCCAGTGTCTTCAGCTCAGACGACATGATGCGCTCCAGTCTTTGGGTGGCTCACCGCAGAGCCGGATATCGGTGGGGTGTTTGTCGGGAAAGTCCATGCCCCCATTGTGTCGTGTCCGGCCGGTGGATGCGCGCCCGCGGCAGGATGCCGACACTTTCACACAAATACACAATGGCAGAAGTGTGCCGCTTTGCCGGGCGGGGGATGGGCATCTTCGGGCCGCGCCCCTTCAAAGGCGGGACCCGATGAGATCAGGCTTCACCTAGAACGACTCTGTCATCGTCTGGAGATGACCTGCCTCTTCCACCCTTCAGGGTATTCCATCTCCCTGCGGGTACACCGGCGTCCTGCGCGGCACGGTATCGGTGGGAAAACCACAACCGGGTCGTCGTCCTCTCACCTCGACCTCCGCTGACCCTGGCGGGCGGACTTGTCTGCCCAGGAGGCCACCAGATGCAAGTGGGGGACACCGCCGGAAAGCGCCAGGGCTCAGCGTTCGATGCCGGGACACCGCAGAGGAGCCCATCCCGCCATGCCCGCCCGCATGCAGGCCGCGCGGCCCGGACCGGTCCCGGCGGGCCGCCTGCGTTATGCTCGGTCCATATGTTCTCAAACGGACCGGACGCCGGCCCTGATTCCTGTATCCCTGCCCAGTCCCTCAGCGAAACGACATGAGCGTGCTGCTGACGCTGGCCATCATCCTGACCATGGTGGGATTCAATGCCCTGTACGTGGCCGCCGAGTTTGCCACCGTGGGGTCGCGCCGCTCGCGGGTACAGGCCGCCGCCGAGGGCGGCAACCGCGCGGCCGCCGCCCTGCTGAACATCCTGAGTGATCCCCGGCGGCTGGACACCTACGTGGCCGCCTGTCAGATCGGCATTACCCTCAGCAGTCTGGTGGCGGGGTCGTTTGGGCAGGCCCGGCTCATTCCCCTGCTGTCGCCGGTGCTGGGCTCGGTGGGGGGGACGGTGGCCGCCACCGTGGTCGTGCTGGTTTTCATCACCATGCTGCAGGTGGTGCTGGGCGAGCTGCTGCCCAAGACGGTGGCCCTGCGTTATCCCGAACGGCTGGCGATCGCCGTGCTGCGGCCCCTGCAGCTCAGCCTGCTGCTGTTCCGGCCCCTGATCGCCGTGTTCAACGGCGCGGCCTTCGCGGCGATGCGCGCCTGGGGACTGGATACCGACCACAGCCACGCCCACGTCCACTCCCCGGAGGAACTGGAGGACCTGTACCGTCAGAGTGCCCGTGGCGGCCTGATCGACGCTGCCGAGCGCGACAT contains:
- a CDS encoding GAF domain-containing protein; protein product: MNASESAVFNPQLTAETDNEQQRLAALYRFGILDTAPEPQFDRLVTLAAQFFDMPMASVTFVDEDRQWFKAKIGSEISQGPRSTSFCSVAIAQDGVMVVHDATQDTRLKKFDNVTGEPHLRFYAGAPLVTAEG
- a CDS encoding integrase core domain-containing protein; amino-acid sequence: MGYPERIQVNSSEFVSKALDLWTFGHRVTLDFSRSGRPQDNAHIEPFNGSFRDECLNTHRFLSLEDFAEKIKHWRADGNTHAPRSALKNLAPGALQHRIHRPTTRRKLQNRLLGVDQHPLSIHKKYIKIYVIGTDAVLPDECQ
- the rsgA gene encoding ribosome small subunit-dependent GTPase A → MSSELKTLGWDADFQEAFEAFCAPLTDDGRARLTPVRIVGVQRETFQVRGLHGEQEARLSGTLRHHGSLTPAIGDWCVLEAGSEEGGRLVGVLPRRTTFARAVGAADEGRRAQAVRQQVIAANVDLVLIVTAPDADFDLERLGRYVEAVQQSGAQPVLVLNKADLRVDTDWWVEQLRTLDPDLNIQVTCAQGDQGLEGVRALLTEGVTLALIGSSGVGKSTLTNALLGRVAAPTGEIRASDQQGRHTTTSRTLYLVPGGGLLIDNPGLRDIAVWDADAADFGALEALATRCRFRKCTHTTEPGCAVQAAVRAGEVSPARLLAFQKQLARRGRH